The Flavivirga eckloniae genomic interval AACATAAGAAACAGGAAGAAGCCAATTTAATGGAAGCAAATCGTAAGTGGGCAAAAGCTGCTAGTCCTGAAGAGTTTTTCAGTTTCATTGATAACGAAGCCTTGATGATGCCTCCAGACAAGCCTGTAATTAAGGGACACGAAGGGATTGGAAAAACCTTAAAAGAATTTCAATCATTACCTGGCTTTAAAATCACTTGGGAACCACAAGAAGTTTTTGTGTCTAAAAGCGGGGATTTAGGTTATTCAGTTGATAGAATTTTGGTGAATTTTGATGGTGAAGACGGAAAAACAGTAAATCTATTTGAAAAAG includes:
- a CDS encoding YybH family protein; the encoded protein is MKKIFLIALTSCLLASCANGQKAEKKVELTAEHKKQEEANLMEANRKWAKAASPEEFFSFIDNEALMMPPDKPVIKGHEGIGKTLKEFQSLPGFKITWEPQEVFVSKSGDLGYSVDRILVNFDGEDGKTVNLFEKGVTIWKKNDNNKWKMVVDIWNVDPTINSIYK